The Notolabrus celidotus isolate fNotCel1 chromosome 6, fNotCel1.pri, whole genome shotgun sequence nucleotide sequence TCATCAAATGACTCTAATCTGACGCACTGAGGAGTCAGGGGCTGCAGGTCACAGCATGGGCAACTCCTCCgggaaggaagaggaagaagagggagaggagggtgggaaggatggagaggaagcagaaatcacagagaagaagaagaagaagaagaaggaagaagaggaggtggaggatgaACTTCCACTGGGGGTGGAGGAGATGTTTGAGAGTGGAGATCCTGTGCTGGACCTGAGTTACAAGAAGTTTAAGCGTCTCCCTCGCCGTGTTTGTGGACTGAAGCATCTGGAGAAGCTGTATGCGTGTGGAAACAGCCTGCGCAACCTGCCTGAAAACATATCCCAGCTGCGTGGTCTGCGGATCCTTGCCCTTGACTTCAACAAGATAGAGGATGTCCCTATGGCCGTCTGCCAGCTCACAAACCTCACCCGCCTCTACCTGGGCAGCAACCGTCTGATGGGCCTTCCACCTGAGGTGAAGAACCTGCAGAATCTGCGCTGCCTCTGGGTTGAGAGCAACTACTTCCAGAGTTTTCCGCGGGAGCTGTATGACCTGCCCAATCTCAAGTCTTTGCAGATCGGGGATAACCGGCTGAAGACGCTGCCCCATGACCTCTGCCGTATGACATCTTTGAGGGGGTTATGGCTCTACGGGAACCGCTTTGATACCTTCCCCAAAGTCCTGCTGCGCATGCACGGTTTGGAGATACTCGATCTGGACCGTAACAAGATATCTGAGTTTCCCAGCTTGAGGCGTCTCAAAGGCCTCTGTTTGTTCTCATACGATCACAACCCTGTGGATGAGCCTCCTCTAGTAAGCGATGAGGTGCTCGTGGTTGGAGAAGGTGCTGCTGAGTTTTTGGAGGCACGTGAAGCCAGAAAGGAAAGGTTACGAAAAGCGGCAGAGTTAGAAGCCGAAGAGTTAGCACAGGCGGGAGAGGAGCCAGTGATTCATGGTATACTAAAGAACAGTAGCTCCAAACAAACAGCCAACGAAGCTGTGATGAATGTAGAGGACGCAGACATTAAAGGGGATGACGCAAGGGGGGACGGGGAGGAGATGTTCCCTGattatgatggtgttgaactgGAATACGATGAAGAGGGAGTTGAGTATGAGACAGAGGAGCTCATATGTGAGGGAGATGGATTTGAGTATGAGGGAGAGGAGCTGGAGTACGACCGGTCTCAGATGGACTACGAGTACGAGGAGCTGGAAGAGGAAAGATAAAGGGGCATGAAAAACCCCCTCATAGATCCAGACTCAGACACTCTGCTGGCAGGTGGAGGTGGATAAAACAAAATCcccaaatccttttttttttttttttttttaaagaagttgaGTTCAAGTTGGGTGTGAGACCTACTTTATCTGTGCTGCTAATTCTTTACCCACTGTTAACTGTGAAAATAGACTATGAAGAGTTATGTAAGTGTAAACTGACAAAACCTGTGACATCTCAATCAGCTGAAAATGACCACACCAGAGCAGGACTCAAGTggagagtgtgtgcatgtgtgtaaggctccatgtgtgtgtgtgcagtgtgtgaggCTCTTTTACTGTAAATGGAGGTTTTCTTTGAGTGATCACTGGTATGGAAGTCGAAACTGGTCATACTTAAGTTAGTTTTTTCTTCATGGAGTTCTCTCCAAATTAATCACATATTCATTATTTCATCGATTAGTTATCATGAGGCAATACGGTATATATATTTTCCCACTTacttattatgattatgattactTATTATTATATCGGGGATGAGTAGTGGTATTCCAGCACACAAAGATGGCATCTTTACAACTGTAGCATCTGATTTAAGCCAGAAATTAGTGATCAAGGAAAACCAGAATCCAGTTTTCATGAGATAAAAAAATCCTTATAAttattcaaaaacatttttcttgttCTAAATTGAAGAACCCCAGTAATTTATTTTTGCCTTTCAAAATAACACCAAATTAATTTCTTCAAATTcataagaaaacaagctttACTGTCTCGAGATAACCAAATAATCTGCACTGTTGCCAAAACTAATTATCACAAGCATGACCATTCTTGACTTCCATACACCAGAGACTATGTCttctaataataaatatattctCAGATGACGGCATTGTCTTTCGTCTGTAAGAAAACAGGTCTTCATTTCTAAGCAGAGATCTCACCAGCTCCTGTTTACATATTGTAGTATTTCCACTCATCATGGCCAGTGTCTGTTTTATGTGCCCGCCAGTGCACCTCGACTCGGCTCATTGCTATTTTTATAAGCTGAGCCTGCGTgctcatgtaaatgtgtgtattgGATTTAGATTTACAAAATATTTATGACATGCCAAACACAAGCCCCCAACCCTTGTCAGTGTTGTGTAAGCAGTCCTGCGGGCGTCACTGccaagacagagagggagacaagCAGGATTATTAGAGCAATGAATAGCTGGGGAGCCTCACCATAAAAGGTAAGTCCATAGGGAGGCCCTAAAATATGAAATGGAACCAATTAGGCAGGatttaaaattacataaaaGAAAACCCCGTAGCCACTTGTAGGTCAGACACTCAGATCCACCATGGCCTCTGTATACTCCTTTAGTCAGTGACAACACCTCTTCTACCTCAGTCTCCAATATAAAGCAGGCCGGCCCTTgttctcctctcatctctgcaCTAATTATTCATGTGGGGCTCGTATGTAATCTTATCCTCTTTCTCTTCACGTATCTGCTTCTCACATCTCATTGAGAGTGAAATATTTATCCCAGTGTTGAAATATTGATGTTCATTCTCGTGTGGCAGCTTGTTTCGACTACAGCGTGCTGTGCAAACAGAGTGGACTCGGACTGTAATTGCCTTTTTCAAacttctaaatgttaaatgcgaGAGTCACCATGGTTAGCTGAATGTAAAACCATTAATTGTTCATGTATGAGAGGGTATTTGTATAATGTCTATGACAGATCCAAAGATTATTTTTACCCTGAACTGCATTACTTAAGTTGAGAAAGGCTGCTGTCAATACATTTATTAATAACTAACTATACTTATGTGATCAATATAGTTATGATTATCTTATTACGAAAAATTGGCATGGCTGTTCCCAGCTTTCTTCTTGTGTAACTTATAATCTAGCAGTTTATACATACAACCCACACTGTTTTGTGACAGGCTAGCCTTCATTACCACTTTTCAccaacagtaaataaatcaaaagcTAGTTAATGCTAGCTTGATAACACATAGAGTATAGACATACAGTGTAGGAcattgtaaatgtttgtgtttttttactctAATAGACCTTTGTCTAATTTTCTCCTCctgtgctgtgattggcaggaaagCCGACATGGCCAAGAGATACTATTTTTCGACTCAAGAAACCAAAGTTCATATTCTGTATCCTACCCTGCACCAACCAAGCAGTTCTGGCACCCTAACATAAAACAATTACAGTTAGCGCTTTAGTTAGGCTTCAATGTGGACTCGTATCCTGAAACTAGTGTCCCACAGTGGAAATAACCACTGTAACATCACACATTAGCTTGTGAGCTACTTTTCTGAATATGCAAGTTTAGCATTGAAGCATcaccatcttgtttttttttttgcctgaaaTGATCATATTTTGGGTAAGCATTGCCATCCAGGAATGTGTTTACTGAGGTGAAAATATCAACTTAGACGTGGGGTCATTTTCTCTTCTGGTTGCACAGAAGTGGACTCCTGTCTAGCAAGCAGTGCAGTCACCCCCAGCTGGTCTTTAGAAAGAATGCAGGTCCATAGCACTTCTGCAATGGCTAAACTTTTGAAACCAAAAGACCATGTCCACTTTTTACTCTGTGTATAATCTGTGATGTTGGAGATTTAGGCTAAATGTCCCCTGGAGATAAACTCTGAGATAAGGATTACCTGCCAATCATAACAAAATGGTAGACAAGAAGTCACATTACATTGCGATTCAACTGGAGTTCATAATATTTCTCTGTTCACCTCATAGATGAAAAAGCAGCTAATTAACCATGATCTATTATCAATACTTTGCAGAGCCTCGCTGTGGTTTAACGTACCTCTTGTTTTAACTCTGCaatcttgtgtttatttgactTGTGTTCATAATGTGAGGTCACTGCTGTGTCTGACAGCTGGTCCACAGGAGGTGGATGGTATAGAGCTAGAGTACACATATGTGATGTGATGCTTTTGGAGAACCAGCACTCCTCCTATCTCTGCACTCTGCTGCATGTGTCTTTGCTGTGGGTGGCAAAACAGTTTGACACACCACAGAGGACGCTGAGAATCAGCGCTGAACTCAGTTCGGGGCGTGTAATTATTTTGCTCATTAGTTTACACTCCTCTCATTCTCTGTAGGTCAGAGACAGCGGGGCGGTCAAAGACAATGCATAATCTCCTTCACTCCCTCTTTGGCTTTCTCATGACTCACCCTACACAAATGTCTGACAGGCGGCTTTTCAACTCACACAAAGAGGACTTCACACAGAGATTAAAATTACACATTTTTGTGACAGGATTATttataacaacaacacaaacggGGGTGTGATTGAGGTTTACAGGGTTTGATTGGAAGGAAATAAATACTGCAACAGTTCCTCACAGTCAGAATTTGTTTTCATTGGAGTgtcagactttatttttgtaGAGTCATACAGGTGGTGGGTGTTTAGCCCCTAAAGATGAACCTGTGAAATAGAGAAAGCTTTTGTGAGTCACAGTACACATGGGCATAACCAAACCATATATGCTTGTCTAAGTACCTGTCCATGTCTCGGCGATTATATGCATAGTCCTTTTTTGGGCTTATTATTCCATAACAAGTGCCGCCAGATGTCAACTTTTCATCATCAGCTCGATGACAAAACCTGAAAAAGTAGGTTTAAAATAATGCTCAACTAAACAAGCGTAAAGGTATTAACATGTAGGGATTCATGTTAGCTAGTTAGTGTTCTCTTAAAGGcaatgtgaggagtttttgattGAATTTGAAATGGTATCACTCTTAtaatgatgcctcttcatgacctacatagtAGAATGAGATTATCAGTGACAAGATTGGATTTTTCTCGACACTGAATTTTGGACTTGTGTTTGGGTCAGATTTTCCACAAAAAAAGCTGACTCGATGTAAAGCAATTACCTGAAATTGTCAATGCCTAGAGCTCTGCTGGCAGCAAGAACTAAGTTagcaagcaggaggagttttttacTTCAAATAATTTACTCTTTACATAATGTTTTGTACTGATGGTGAATTCAAGAtgtatgttttctgttgaagtaggctactgtattgaaactctaaaaccagggctttgctctgtaaaagaggaaaatgtctattgcaggatttaatgtttatgccaACATATGAATTATTCACTGATCTATGAGAACAAGGGtcaaactgcatatttatgttATTCAAAAATTGAACAGGACACCAGAGCACACATCATGCCTAGAGGTGAACCGATTAGCAATCTCGGCTGATTATTCGGGCCAATATTTGGTATCTGGACAGTTATCAgtatcagtgttttgttttaccAATCACTgataagattgattgatttaaaaaaaaaaccatgctACTTTGGCTCTGCTGCTGGTGTGTCTTTCCCTCTGGGTCTGTTTGCACTCAACACTCCGTCTCACTCAATGTCCTGCCCACAGCATTATCTAATTGGTTTGGCGTCACACAACTATGTGACGTGTATGCACTGAAGGTGTAACTGGTTCACTGTTAACTCCTATAAATGATGTAAACATTTGCTAAAGCCATTTGAACAAAGTcttgtgttggagtttgtaatatTCCCAATTCAAAATGCTCAAAATTTCTACTGCCAATGCATATTGGTTCCAAATGTTGGTTATCGGTCTCATGAACTATTAGTAATTGGTGTCGGTATTGGCCCTAGAAAACCAATATTGGTCAACTCCTAATCATGACACCAGGGCTGGTACGTTTTGTCACATATTATAAGCTAACAGTAAAAATTccgagtttacaaagttttaaACTTGTAGCATCACAGGTAATGATGTTACTTAGCTACAAACCAATACACgacatcatcactctgcatcttGCTAAAAGCTGtctcaaacaaagaaaagtagtattTGAAAATAAGATCTGTATTCCATTGCTTCCAAAACAAATGCCCACTTTGTAAAGAGACACATATTTACAACAtatgcagtcttcatcctacAGAAACACTACTAGTTTCATCCAAAGGGGTCACTAGAACTACCATAGCATGAAAACTCCTCAAGGTGCCTTTAAGGTATTAAACATACTTACGTGTTCCTATAATGAGTGGTGAAGTGTGAACTATCAAAGGGTGTCAAAGGGAAAGCCTGGTTGTTTGGAGCATTGGAGAGAGACCCTGTGGGCTCCTAGAAAGCACAACAGACCAATAATAAAACTGAAGACCACAGTTACAGAATTAAAAGCCTAGTTTAAACAGTTATATTAAAATTTGTAACCTTTTTCCCAATGGTCTTCTTAGATGGAGTTTCTTGTTTAGTCTTGGATGATGGCAGAATGGAGGTCtagaagagcagagagaaggacaCTGAGGTAAAGAAATCTTAATATAAATCTGCAGTAAAGGATTGGCAGAGGTTTAAGTACTCACTGAATCAGAGGCCAAGGGAGCGACAGCACCTCGAGTGAATCCTGATTCTTGACAAGAACGTCCGCACAGGCTCGGTGTGGCCTCCTTGCCCTAAAAGACAAGCACAGCAAGACATGACCTTGTGTTTTTTCAAATGGCAAATCATTTTGCACCTGTGCACTTTAAAGAGAAGTAACATTACACAAGATCTGTGTGTCAACCTGCAGAAACGACGGACAAGTGAAGTCACTTCTCATCACTGAACTGTAAGTCTGCTGTGGATCAACCTGAAAaccaacaacagaaaacaaaacaagaatatCTTTTTCTGATGCATGAACACATATGCATATAttaattttataataataacttCTTATAATACTTCCCACAGAGATTTTTCTAggttgtctgtctgtttccctGGTAAAGCCACTCTCTGTTTTTGGACCCAGAGTCACGTGGTTCTGGTGAACTGGCAGAATtaaagataatttaaaaaatatcaggTTATAAGaagtaaaaagacaaaagactCCTTATGTTTTGCTATTCTAAATTCAACTCAAGGATTAAGGCTTTTACCTGTTGGTGTGAAATGTTTTGGGTCATACACTCTTTGGTATTCTGTCTGAAGGCACATACACATGGGGATGGATTTGGAATAAATTGACTGGTCAGTAATTGTTTGTATGTTATGCTTAATATAATCTCCAAAGTGATGTTTAAGTTTTTAGTTTACCATACCTTTTTCTCTAGGATTGCTGTTTTTGGATGACTCATCTGCTGATGGAAGCCACTCTGTCTGTGTTCCTCAAGCAGACTTGGCAAAGAACCTGAACCATCAGGTAGGACATGAGGCTGGTAGTGTTGTTTAGTTTGAGAAATGAAGTTGTCAGATAACATAAGCCTGTAGAAAAAGAACAACACACCTGTGTTTGACAAAACACGCTTTCCGGGGCTCGAAAAcaactgtctttttttatcacagtgAGCTCATGTACAGTCTCAGAGATGCTCTTtttcaaaaatgcaaaaaaaaaaatagtgctATCCAAATGTTCTTGTGCTTCAAAAATGTATCAGAGTTCTAGTCTTTACAGGCCACACAGACATCTTCAAGGTGACATGTAGAGATTACACAGGCAGTAGGTACGTAATCACAGGCCAAAATTCAAACATTAacaatttagcatatttacacAGTGTCCATTTCCCTTTACAGCAGGATCAGGGTGGAAAGCTGACATGTTATAATGTCTTACTTCTGTATTCCAGAATGCAGTATGAATCTGAAAATCATTATTTATTCTCCTGACAAGAAACTGAAAAGACAACATATAGCGAATATCTAGAGGGAAAATGGGCCATTTAGTTAACACTATATTCAATGTATCAGCTTCTTTAGACAATAATAAACATTTCCATCCAACTACCTCCATGTAAACAGCAGTATTAGCTTTGAATTTATGTCTCTATAACTATGGAACTCTTTATTTTGCTTGTagttaaatgattacatttgctgTAATGTAGTATCGCTAAGAATTTTGCATTATAGTATCAGACTTCAATGTTTGCTATCAGCTAATTCCTAGCTAACAGAAATATAAGCTAGGTATTAGCAAAGCATTATGTTAGCTGTGTGGTCACAGTTCTGCCTAGAGTTATCTTATCTATGGTATCTTTCATAGTTACACTATTGTGCTAGCTTTCAGACAACTTCTGGAAAACAGTTTGTTGGATTCATGAAgggattcaagtgtttatatattatcttattttgaggtttagggtaggatattgtttgtatactttttgtggtgttatttttggttGGTTGTTTACTATATGGTTTATTATGCGATCAGGTAATTAGATTATTTACGGATCATGTGTTAGGGGCAAGGATATTGagttcatttaggccacctgttttcttttatttgcaggtagagagagggggtgagctgggtccaCTCCGTATTCTTTGTTGACCACTTAGTTTACGCTTATGATCGCTTATTTATTGCtacttttgctatttttgtttgtgcactttatcatgagttgattgtcctttttcgttaataaaaggttgaacttacttttttgtgcaaTAGTGATTTTTACTTTTAGTGCGTCCGACACTAactaggcccaacctcagcctctcagcagcTTTTGGCTCTTCGTAGTCGCTATACAGCATGAGGGTTAAATGTTTATGCTAGCTGTAATCTGGCTAACACTACTACTTGCTGGGAATTTACatcctttatttgttttgtgaaaAACTTCAAGAGTCTTAGTTAGTTTTAAACCTAATTCCAAGTTTATGTAGTAAGTAAGGATCTGGAAGAAGAAACGCTTGCTATAAAGGCAAGCAGAAGTGCCATCAGAATGTAAGCCTATCCTATCATATTGTATAACACCATCAAACTCTTAGGTTAGCTTTCAGTCAGTTCCTAGCAGACAGTGAAATTAATTTGAAATTGGTAGAATGATCACATTAGCTGTAGTCAGGcttagagagtaactagaggtTACCGTCTATCATTTTGCATTCTGATGTTAGTTTTCAGCCAATTCTTTGCTAACAGTGTAACAAGCTAGGATTTAATATGATGCTTACATAAGCAATAAGATAACCAGCTGTACTATTGGCTAATTTATGCcttgtttagtattttatacAAATATTAAACTGTTCTTTTCATTTCAGAAAATTGCTTTCAAGCAgtaatatgaaaatataaatagttTATTGTTTGTGGTTACTGTTTTCTGAAGGTTGCTAATGGGTAATCAACAAGCATGCTATTTGAAACCTGGAATGACATAACAGCATCCTGAGCTTTGTGCCAGAGGAAAACAGCTGATGAGATTATGACCAATTATGGCCAATGGCTCTGTTTTTCCACAAGTGTCTCAGTAGCAGCTCAGTGGAATTTGtccattattattaatttaattatttaccaCTGTGGTTTTCTGACTGTGACTTGTCACAATACCTTCAGTGAAAAAGTCACCTCACTTAATTCCCTGCTGAGGTTTAATTACCAAGATTAACCGAGTACACCTGAATGGGTATGAAGGTCATTTAAGAAGTGggccaacaaaacaaaaaactagcTGCTGTATTCATTGTATAACTTgtgattttacaaaaaaataactaaaataaatataaaaaacaacttgGGATTTTACTAAACAAAAAACCTTTTGGACATATACACATTACTATGAACAAATTAATGGGTTATTTCACTACTTGGAAACCTCCCTGTGCcaaaaagagagaataaaagcaACTTCATTGTATTATTCAGATCAAAGCATGTAAAGCATCACTGTAACACTTACAGCATCTGAGGATTGTCAATGAGGTCCAAACTGGGCTTGTAATAAACAGCAGGTCTGTTGTTTGATGTAAAGCCTGAGCGGCCTGGATTTCCGAGGTGAGAAGAGAAGTTAACCATGCCAGAGCCTAAAACAGCTGACAAATGTAGGCCATCAGTATCTGAATCCTTATAAGGGTGATACAAAGTTACCTCTGTTTCTGCTGAAACTTTTATGAAGCACTCCTTTAAATGATGCGCTCTCACCTTTCTGACCATAAAACTCCCTGTAAGAAGTGCTGTGGAGTTTGTCACCGGCTAGTTGTGCCCTGTTGCCTGTTGCTCCAATAATCGGCATGACTATCCTTCCTTGTTCATCCATCTGAGACTGCTGTAATGGAAAATCCACAATAGTGATAGATGGCACAAATCCTCTGGGCATGTGCACAGTGCCGTAAccacaaataaaagcagcaaaaatGGTGTTATTAGATTGAAGGTTTGATTGTGTCTAATAGAACTCAAAGCGAGCTTTGAGGAAATGTGATCTCAGGGTTTGTAGCAAATAATACATCAAGTGCTCCCTTTATCAAAGGCAGTTTGAGTGAGGAGATTAGCTCTAAGTAACAGCACCTCTGCCATATggttacttttgtttttatttgcacctGAAATGAAACACCAACCAGAAGAAAAATATCACTTACTTATCAGACAGCAGCTCCTGCCTCAAAGTTCACCTCTCTGTGTTGTGACGGTTTTTGTAGGTATACAGGTGTCTGTCGCTAGGAGATCCAGCACAAGAACAGTCACATGACCTCTTCAATATGTGGATTCTTTCAGCACATTTCAAACCAGATGTGACGCAACACTGTTGTATAAAACTGGATTTTTGTCACGGCACTGATTCAGAAATGTCTTTGCTTGGTGGCTTCATTGTTTTTGTGCAGTTGATTTTTTGATTATACAAGTTTGTATTTGTAATCAACAGCTCCCTCTTGTTGTTGGAGGAGATCAATGCTTTGACCCAGCTCTCAGTAGTTctagttttaattttaaactcCTCTGGTTTCATACACTGACTACATAACCAGTGTTCTGGTGTTAAAGTTAACTATGGCAGAATTTAGCCAAATTTATCCTTATGTATTTGTAATTTAACGTATGTAATTACCTAGAGGACTTTAAGCACAGGAGTAGAGGAGAATATTTTACATTAATTACATTTCAGCAAGTTCATTTTAATGGTAAAAAATGACTATCAAAAAAAACTGGAGAATAATAGAAATTATTACTGCAATAGCACTTTTTGTCTGCGAGAACAACACATTTGTGGGAAACACAAGtggaaaacaattaaaagtatCTACTGAAggggcgccccacatacagaggctgtagtcctcgtcgcagaggtcgttggctcgactcccggccgtgaccatgtcctgcatgtccttccccgctccctgctccccatgtttcctgtaaCTCTTTAGGTGTCccatatataactttaaaaaaaaaagtatctacTGAATGTCCTTTTTTATGCTTGAAgagcagtcagtcagtcagtctgtctgtcagtcagtcagtcagtcaatcagtcagccAGGTAGGGTATCTTTCAGGTAGGTAAGGTATAAATAATCAGTCAGGTAGGCCCTACAAGACTAGGGTATCAGTTGGTCATCTAGTTAGTCAGTCAGACAGGTAGGGTATCAATAATCAGTCATGTAGGGTATCAGGCAGTCAGGAAGGGCAGTGGTTCCCGATTTCTTTCCTTGGAACCCCCTACTTGCGTCTAAGAAGACCTTTGTGTGCCTAATCAAACTACAATCGTTTATAAgaatgaataaacatgtttcataaaatCTGAAGAGGTTTTGTACCTGGCAAAGTATTTTGTTAGTTCTGGCTGCTTAACATTTTGGTCCATTTTGCTGCCATCTTGATGGGACGCTGGTCAGTGTATTTGCTCTTGTGACCACAAGGTGGCAGACCGAGTCTCTATAAATGGGGTCAACGAGTCTAAGTTTAGCAGACTTCATTACTATGGCACAGGAAAGCCAAAATATGAAGAATATGGGTACGCAGAGTCTCAACAGAGcaaacagtgttttcttttttatgttttacatgtgttattttttgtataTAATACACATTCAGGGTGACACACTATAACGCTTGTAAGGGTGTTTTGATGAACAATTCTGATCTTTGGAAACATTAATATATAATTAATCTATGCAAGCTTTTGCCAATGAAGAGTTTAAATGTATTCACCTGGAGATGGATTCTCACATCTAATTTTgggcactcacacacaccccacacctAACATCCAGTGTGTCTGACGATCCACTGGAGGGCAGTGTGATGCCACAGTGGCTCTGACTCCAGTCCAGCCATGAGCCAATGTAAGGTTATGTAAAAGTGATGGATGGCTGGAAATTTATATCACATCTTGATAAAAATGTCCATCCCAGACAGGAGGAGGATATCtttctctgctgtgagcaggaGAAAATGTCTGTACATCATCTATACATCTACACACATACATCTACATAATTATCTCCTACTCCTGCCTGGTGTATTTAGGACTGTCTGAGCTGGACTTAAGAGCAACCTTACAGGACTTTATTGGACACTAATCAGTCATGAACAGTAAGGTATTAAATTAAAGTGTGACTTCTATTCTTCTCTATCTTTTATCAAGGCTCCCACCTGCTCAGAGTGTGAAGACTGC carries:
- the LOC117814876 gene encoding leucine-rich repeat-containing protein 10B: MGNSSGKEEEEEGEEGGKDGEEAEITEKKKKKKKEEEEVEDELPLGVEEMFESGDPVLDLSYKKFKRLPRRVCGLKHLEKLYACGNSLRNLPENISQLRGLRILALDFNKIEDVPMAVCQLTNLTRLYLGSNRLMGLPPEVKNLQNLRCLWVESNYFQSFPRELYDLPNLKSLQIGDNRLKTLPHDLCRMTSLRGLWLYGNRFDTFPKVLLRMHGLEILDLDRNKISEFPSLRRLKGLCLFSYDHNPVDEPPLVSDEVLVVGEGAAEFLEAREARKERLRKAAELEAEELAQAGEEPVIHGILKNSSSKQTANEAVMNVEDADIKGDDARGDGEEMFPDYDGVELEYDEEGVEYETEELICEGDGFEYEGEELEYDRSQMDYEYEELEEER
- the ppp1r32 gene encoding protein phosphatase 1 regulatory subunit 32 isoform X3 — protein: MDEQGRIVMPIIGATGNRAQLAGDKLHSTSYREFYGQKAVLGSGMVNFSSHLGNPGRSGFTSNNRPAVYYKPSLDLIDNPQMLLMLSDNFISQTKQHYQPHVLPDGSGSLPSLLEEHRQSGFHQQMSHPKTAILEKKTEYQRVYDPKHFTPTVHQNHVTLGPKTESGFTRETDRQPRKISVGKEATPSLCGRSCQESGFTRGAVAPLASDSTSILPSSKTKQETPSKKTIGKKEPTGSLSNAPNNQAFPLTPFDSSHFTTHYRNTFCHRADDEKLTSGGTCYGIISPKKDYAYNRRDMDRFIFRG
- the ppp1r32 gene encoding protein phosphatase 1 regulatory subunit 32 isoform X2 — protein: MDEQGRIVMPIIGATGNRAQLAGDKLHSTSYREFYGQKGSGMVNFSSHLGNPGRSGFTSNNRPAVYYKPSLDLIDNPQMLLMLSDNFISQTKQHYQPHVLPDGSGSLPSLLEEHRQSGFHQQMSHPKTAILEKKTEYQRVYDPKHFTPTVHQNHVTLGPKTESGFTRETDRQPRKISVVDPQQTYSSVMRSDFTCPSFLQGKEATPSLCGRSCQESGFTRGAVAPLASDSTSILPSSKTKQETPSKKTIGKKEPTGSLSNAPNNQAFPLTPFDSSHFTTHYRNTFCHRADDEKLTSGGTCYGIISPKKDYAYNRRDMDRFIFRG
- the ppp1r32 gene encoding protein phosphatase 1 regulatory subunit 32 isoform X1, encoding MDEQGRIVMPIIGATGNRAQLAGDKLHSTSYREFYGQKAVLGSGMVNFSSHLGNPGRSGFTSNNRPAVYYKPSLDLIDNPQMLLMLSDNFISQTKQHYQPHVLPDGSGSLPSLLEEHRQSGFHQQMSHPKTAILEKKTEYQRVYDPKHFTPTVHQNHVTLGPKTESGFTRETDRQPRKISVVDPQQTYSSVMRSDFTCPSFLQGKEATPSLCGRSCQESGFTRGAVAPLASDSTSILPSSKTKQETPSKKTIGKKEPTGSLSNAPNNQAFPLTPFDSSHFTTHYRNTFCHRADDEKLTSGGTCYGIISPKKDYAYNRRDMDRFIFRG